The region AGCAGCGACTTGCCGCTGTGCAGCGCGCGGACGGCGCCCGCGTCGATGACGATGGTGCCGCGCGGCTTCATCCCTGCGATCCAGCGTTTGCGGGCCAGGTGCGGGTCGCCCTCGGGCAGGAACCAGCTGGCGCGCGCGCCATTGGCCACCGCGGTCAGCGGGCGCAGCACCGAGCCCTCGGCAATCGCCATGGCGCAGCCGCCGGCCACGGCGGTCCGCGCCGCCATCAGCTTAGTCTTCATCCCGCCCTTCGACAGGCCCGAGACCGGATCGCCGCCCATCGCTTCAATCTCGCCGGTCAGCCGCTCGATCACCGGCAGATGCACGGCACTCGGGTCGGTCTTCGGGTTGGCGGTATAAAGCCCGTCGACGTCCGACAGCAGCAGCAGTTGATCCGCGCCCGCCGTCACCGCGATCTGCGCAGCCAGCCGGTCATTGTCGCCATAGCGAATCTCGTCGGTCGCCACGGTGTCGTTCTCATTGACGATAGGCACCACGCCAAGCCCCAGCAGCGTCTGCATCGTCGCGCGGCTGTTCAGGTAGCGGCGGCGGTCGGCGCTGTCTTCCAGCGTCAGCAGCACCTGCGCGGTGGTGACGCCATGCGGGGCCAAGGCTTCCTCGTAGGCGCGCGCGAGCCGGATCTGGCCCACCGCGGCCGCCGCCTGCGCCTGTTCCAGCGCCAGCGCGCCACCGGCGGGCAGGTTCAGCACCCGGCGGCCAAGGGCGATGGAGCCGGAGGAGACCAGCACCACATCGGCCCCGCGCGAGCGCCACAGCGCCACGTCATCGCAAAGCCCGCGCAGCCAGTCGGTTTTCAGCCCGTCCGGCCCGACCAGCAGGGCCGATCCGATCTTGACCACCAGGCGACGGGCGCGGGCGAGATCGGGCGCTAGGGCTGCCATTTCTCGACCGTTTCCACCGGGGTCGAGGTGAGGCCGCGTGCAACGGCGATCTGGGACCAGAGCGCGCGCAGCACATCGGTCACGCCCTCTTTCGCCACGCCCGACATCAGGAAGACCGGTCCGCCGATTTCGGCCTCCAACTCGGCCTGCCGCTCGGCGATGGTCTCTTCGTCCAGCGCGTCGATCTTGTTCAGGGCGGTGATGCGGGGCTTGTCCATCAGCACCGGGGAATAGGCGGCGAGTTCCGTCAGCACGGTGCGTGCATCGCCGGCGACATCCTCGGAGGTGCCATCGACCAGGTGCAGCAGCACCGCGCAGCGTTCGATATGGCCAAGGAAGCGGTCACCGATCCCCCGGCCTTCGCTGGCGCCCTCGATCAGGCCGGGAATGTCGGCCATGACGAATTCGCGCCCGTCCACGCCGACGACGCCCAGGTTGGGGTGCAGCGTGGTGAAGGGATAGTCCGCGATCTTCGGCCGGGCGTTCGAGGTGGCGGCCAGAAAGGTCGACTTGCCGGCATTGGGCAGCCCCACCAGCCCGGCATCGGCGATCAGCTTCAGCCGCAGCCACAGCGTCCGCTCGATCCCCGGCTGGCCGGGATTGGCATTGCGCGGCGAGCGGTTGGTCGAGGATTTGAAATGCAGGTTGCCCCAGCCGCCATTCCCGCCCTTGGCCAGAAGCACCCGCTGACCGGGTTCGGTCAGGTCGGCGATCACCGTTTCCTCGTCTTCTTCAAGGATTTCGGTGCCCACCGGCACGCGCAGCACCACCGGGTCGCCCGACTTGCCGGTCATCTGGCTGCCCATGCCGTGCTGGCCGGACTTGGCGAAGAAATGCTGCTGGTAACGGAAGTCGATCAGCGTGTTCAGCCCCTCGACCGCCTCGGCCCAGACATCGCCGCCCTTGCCGCCATCGCCGCCATCGGGGCCGCCATATTCGATGAATTTCTCGCGCCGGAACGAGACGCTGCCGCCCCCACCGCCGCCCGAGCGGATATAGACCTTGGCCAGATCGAGAAATTTCACAGGTCTATCCTTCAGTTCGGTTCAGCGCGGCGAATGCCGCAGGGGTTCAGCTTGGCGCAAGGCGTTGGGATAAGCCTTCTTCCGCCCGCATTCAAGATCGGGCCGCAGCTCACGGTTTCGTGAGCGTGACAGGCTTCGCCCGATTCCCTAGATCGGGGGCATCTCCACGAGGTTTTGCCATGTCGCCTTTGACCTATGCCACGCTTTTCACCGCCATCACGCTCGAGGTGATCGGCACCAGCTTCCTGCAGCGCAGCGAGCAGTTCACCCGGCTGGTGCCGACGCTGATCACCGGGATCAGCTATGCCGCCTCGTTCTATTTCCTGTCGCTGGTGCTTCGCACCATGCCACTTGGCATCGCCTATGCGATCTGGAGCGGTCTTGGCATCGTGCTGGTCTCGTTGGCGGGGCTGGCGCTGTTTGGCCAGAAGCTGGACCTGCCGGCGATCATCGGGCTGGGGCTGATCATCGCCGGGGTGCTGGTGGTGAACCTGTTCTCGACCAGCGTCACCCACTGAGGCGCAACCGGCGGTGGTTCGGCACCGCGCCGACTCGCAGCGGTGTTTCGTCGCATGGGCATTTACACGCATTGCGCGGTCCGGAGGCGAGGCGCACCCTGTTGCGCAGGTGGTTTCAGCCACCTGATAACAGGGGGTTTTTCATGTCCAGCAAGGCAATTGCCGAGTTCATCGGCACGTTCATTCTGGTCTTCTTCGGTGTGGGGTCAGCGGTCCTGATGGGAGATCTGATCGGCTTCCAGGGCATCGCCTTCGCCTTCGGCCTGTCGATCGTCGCGGCGGCCTATGGTTTCGGGGTGATCTCGGGCGCACAGTTGAACCCGGCGGTCTCGCTTGGCTTCCTCGCCTCGGGGCGTCTGACCATGGGAGATTTCGTCACCTATTGCATCGCCCAGATCCTCGGTGCGATTGCCGGGGCGGCGGTCATCTATGTCATCGCCTCGGGCAAGGCCGATTATTCCATCGCCGCCAACGGCCTTGGCCAGAACGGCTTTGGCGAGGGGTACAATGGCGGCTACACGATGATGTCGGCCTTCGTCTTCGAATTCGTCGCCACCTTCCTCTTCGTCACCGTCATCCTTGGCGCCACGCAAAGCGATGCGCCGGTGGGCTTCGGCGGGCTGGCCATCGGCCTGACGCTGACCGGCATCCACCTGGTCGGCATCGACGTGACCGGCGTGTCGGTGAACCCCGCGCGCTCGATCGGGCCGGCGATCTTTGCCGGGGGCGCGGCGCTGTCGCAGTTGTGGCTGTTCCTCCTCGCGCCGCTGGCCGGTGGTCTGCTGGCGGGGATGCTGCACGGCGCGGGCATCACCCGCTCACCCCATGCGCAGCCAAAGGGCTTCCGCTGAGACCCGTGAAACCGGGGCGCGCGTTCATGTTGATCGACGCGCGGCCCTTTTCCCCGCCGCCTTCTGCGCCTAGATGAAGGACAGGAGGCCCCTGATGATCCAGTTCGACAACAGCTATGCCCGCCTGCCCGCCGGTTTCTTCACCCGCACCCCACCGACCCCGGTCCGCGAAGCGCGGCTGCTGGCGCTGAACGAGCCACTGGCCAAGCGCATGGGCCTCGACGCAAATTGGCTGGCCAGCGCGCAGGGCGTGGAGATGCTGGCCGGGAATGACCTGCCCGAGGGTGCCGACCCGATCGCCATGGCCTATGCCGGCCACCAGTTCGGCGGCTTCGTGCCGCAGCTGGGCGATGGCCGCGCGGTTCTGCTGGGCGAGGTTGTGGCGCCCGACGGGCATCGGTTCGACATCCAGTTGAAGGGGTCGGGGCCGACGCCCTTCTCGCGCCGGGGCGATGGCCGTGCCTGGATGGGGCCGGTGCTGCGCGAATACCTGGTCAGCGAATTCATGGCGGCGATGGGCGTGCCCACCACCCGCTCGCTGGCCGCTGTCGCCACCGGCGAGACGGTGATGCGCGAAGCCCCCCTGCCCGGCGCCGTCCTGACCCGCGTGGCCAGCAGTCACATCCGGGTCGGCACGTTCGAATATTTCGCCGTGCGCGGCAATATCGAGGCGCTGAAGGCGCTCAGCGATCATGCCATCGACCGCCATTACCCCCATGCCCATGGCCCGCTGACCCTGCTTGATGGCGTCATCGCCCGGCAGGCCGAGACCATCGCGCAATGGATGGCGCTCGGTTTCATCCACGGGGTAATGAACACCGACAACATGGCGGTGTCGGGCGAGACCATCGATTACGGCCCCTGCGCCTTCATGGATGCCTATCATCCCGACAAGGTGTTTTCCTCGATCGACCAGATGGGCCGTTACCGCTGGTCGGAACAGCCGCAGATTGCGGTCTGGAACCTCGCGCAACTGGCCACCTGCCTGATCCCGCTGATGGGAGAGCGCGAGGCCGCCATCGAGGCCGCGACCCATTCGGTCCATGCCTTCCCGGCGCTCTACCAGGCGGCGTGGCTCAGGCGCTTCGGCGAAAAGCTGGGGATCAGCGCCACGCCCGAGGATCGCGGCCTGATCGAGCGCCTGCTGACGCTGATGGCCGAACAGGGCGCGGATTTCACCCGCGTTTTCGCCGGCCTTTCCGATGGCAGCGCGCGGGACGAGTTCACCGACCGCGCCGCTTTCGATGCCTGGGCGAAGGATTGGCAGGCCCTGCAGCCCGATGCACAGATCATGGCGCATGCGAACCCGCGCCGTGTTCCGCGCAACCATCGCATAGAACAGGCCATCACCGCCGCGGTCGCGGGCGATCTTGAGCCGTTCCAGCGCCTGTTTGACGCCGTCACCCATCCGCGCGAAGATCGCGAGGCGTGGCGCGATCTGTCCATCGCGCCCGAACCCGACGAGATTGTCAAACGGACCTTCTGCGGCACATGACCCTGCGGATCGCCAGCTATAACCTGCACAAATGCCGTGGCCTGACCGGCCCGCACGCGCCCGAGCGCAATCTGGCCGTGATCGCCGCGCTGAAGCCCGACATCATCGCGCTGCAGGAGGTCGATTTCCGCTATGGCGCCCGGCCCGAGGCGCTGCCGCGCCGGCTGATCGCCGAGACGACCGGGCTGGTGCCCGCCGATCTGACCGGCCGCACCGGCGAGAACTCCCTTGGCTGGCACGGCCAGACCATCCTGATGCGCCCCGACCTGGCCGAACAGGCCGAGTTGCGCCGCCTGCCCCTGCCGGGGCTGGAGCCGCGCGGGGCGGTGGCGCTGCGGCTGCCCGGCCTCACCGTCATCGCCATGCACCTGGGGCTGGCGCGGTCCTCGCGCCGGGCGCAGCTGACCCGGATCGCGGCGCAGGCGGCGCGGATCGGCAATGGCTCGCTGGTGATGCTGGGCGATTTCAACGAATGGCGCGATGATCGCGGGCTGGAACCGCTGACCGGCTATCGTCTGATCGCGCCCGGCCCCTCCTATCCCGCGCCGGTGCCGCAGTTGCGGCTGGACCGGATGGCGCTCAGCAGCTGCATCACCCTGCATGGCATGGGCGTCTTTTCCGACGACCCGGCCCGGGCCGCATCGGATCACCTGCCGATCTGGGCGGATATCGAACTGCCCTGAAATTTGCGGCTTTCGCCTGTAACGTTGCGTCGCTATTAAGGCGCTAACATTTTCCCCTCAGGAGGCGCGCATGTCCGCAATCATCGATATCTACGCCCGCGAAATCCTTGACAGCCGTGGCAATCCGACCGTCGAGGTCGATGTCACGCTGGAAGACGGCACCCTGGGCCGCGCGGCGGTTCCCTCGGGCGCCTCGACCGGGGCGCATGAGGCGGTGGAAAAGCGCGACGGCGACAAGTCGCGCTACATGGGCAAGGGCGTGCTGGACGCGGTGGCCTCGGTCAACGGCGAACTGGCCGAGAACCTGATCGGCGAGGACGCGACCGAGCAGCTGGCCATCGACCGGATGATGTGCGAGTTGGACGGCACCCCGAACAAGGGCCGGCTTGGCGCCAATGCCATCCTCGGCGTCTCGCTGGCGGTGGCGAAGGCCGCGGCGACCGCGACCGGCCAGCCGCTCTACCGCTATGTCGGCGGCACGGGCGCGCATGTCCTGCCGGTGCCGATGATGAACATCATCAACGGCGGCGAACATGCCGACAACCCGATCGACATCCAGGAATTCATGATCATGCCGGTCTCGGCGGAGAACATCCGCGACGCCGTGCGCATGGGTTCGGAAGTGTTTCACACGCTGAAAAAGGAACTCTCGGCCTCGGGTCTCTCGACCGGGATCGGCGACGAGGGCGGTTTTGCGCCGAACCTCTCGAGCACCCGCGACGCGCTGGATTTCATCCTGCGCGCAGTCGAGAAGGCCGGCTACAAACCCGGCGACGACATCATGCTGGCGCTCGACTGCGCCTCGACCGAGTACTTCAAGAACGGCAAATACGAGTTTGCCGGCGAAGGGAAATCCCTGACCTCGGGCGAGAATGTCGAGTACCTGGCCGCGCTCTGCGCCGATTACCCGATCCTGTCGATCGAGGATGGCTGCGCCGAGGATGACTGGGACGGCTGGCGCCTGCTGACCGAGCGCCTGGGGGGCAGCGTGCAGCTGGTCGGCGACGATCTCTTCGTCACCAACCCGGACCGTCTGGCCGAGGGTATCCGCCGTGGCTGCGGCAATTCGCTGCTGGTCAAGGTGAACCAGATCGGCACCCTGTCGGAGACGCTGGACGCCGTGCGCATGGCCGACCGCGCCGGCTATACCAGCGTCATGTCGCACCGCTCGGGCGAGACCGAGGATGCCACCATCGCCGACCTCGCCGTCGCCACCAATTGCGGCCAGATCAAGACCGGCAGCCTTGCCCGCTCGGACCGGCTGGCGAAATACAACCAGCTGATCCGCATCGAGGAGATGCTGGGCGAGATGGCCGTCTATGCCGGCCGATCGATCCTGCGCGGCTGAGCCGTCACCATCCCGGGCGCGGTGGCCAAAGCGGTTGCCGCGCCCCTGTCAGCGCTGACATTTTGCAGCATCGGCAAGGGCATGGCCCTTCATGCCGCTACGTCACCAAATTATTTGAAACTAGGTGTCACTGACCCCTCGACAGCGCGGTGACAGGCCCTAAAATCGCGCCTGTTCCAAGGTGGGTAACATAAGGGCGACACGCGCCCTCCCATCCCGACAGGAGGAAGTTTCATGAAAAAAACCAATAATCTGGACCGTCGTGCGTTTCTGACGCGCGCCTCGGTCGGCGGTGCTGCTGCGGCAGCGACTGCCGGCCTGGCCGCCCCTGCCATTGCGCAGGAATCGCCCACCATCAACTGGCGCATGGCCTCGTCTTTCCCGAAATCGCTGGACACCATCTACGGCGGCGGCGAAGAACTGGCCACCCGCCTGAAAGAGGCGACCGACGGCAAGTTTACCATTCAAGTCTTTGCAGCGGGCGAGATTGTTCCGGGCCTCGGCGCCATCGACGCGGCCGGTGACGGCACCGTCGAATCCGCGCATTCGGTCGGCTATTACAACTGGGGCAAGGATCCTGCCTTCGCCCCCGGCGCCGACCTGCCCTTCATGCTGAGCGCGCGCGCCAAGACCGCCTACCAGTACCAGGGCGGCGGCATTGACCGTTACAACGAATTCCTCGCCGGTCATAACCTCGTGGCCTATCCGGGCGGCAATACCGGCGTCCAGATGGGCGGCTGGTATCGCAAGGAGATCAACACCCTCGCCGACCTGCAGGGTCTGAAAATGCGCATCTCGGGCCTCGCTGGCCGCGTGATGGAGAAGCTGGGTGTGGTGCCGCAGCAGATCGCCGGCGGCGACATCTATCCGTCGCTGGAAAAGGGCACGATCGACGCCGCAGAATGGGTCGGCCCCTATGACGACGCCAAGCTGGGCTTCCAGAAGGTCGCGCCCTACTACTACTACCCGGGCTTCTGGGAAGGCGGTCCGACCGTCAGCTTCTTCTTCGCCAAGGACAAGTTCGAAGCGCTGCCGCCGGCCTACCAGTCGCTGCTGCGCAGCTGCGCCCATGCGGCCGACCAGAACATGCTGGCGAAATACGACATGAAGAACCCGACCGCGCTGAAAGAGCTCTATGGCGCCGGTGCGCAGCTGCGCCCGTTCAGCGAAGAGATCCTGACCGCCGCCTTCGCCGCCGCGAACGAGGTCTATGCCGAGCTTTCGGCCGAGAACCCCGCTTTCAAGACGCAATACGAGGCGATGCTGCAGTATCGTGACGACTGGTATCTCTATGCGCAGACCGCCGAGTATACTTTCGACACCTTCATGATGATCCAGCAGCGCAACGGCAACCTCGCCCCGGCCAAGTTCGGCGTCGGCGGTGATGCCGCTGCTGCCCCGGCTGATGGCGCTGCCGCCCCGGCAGATGGTGCTGCTGCTCCGGCTCCGGCCAGCAACTAAGGCGCAAGCCTCGGACAGAAAACGGGCCGCCGCGAGTGATCGCGGCGGCCTTTCTCGTTGGCCGGTTCCGGGCGGCGCAGGACACGGAACCACAATTAGAAAGGGCCGGGAAAGTCCCGGCCCTCTCGCACTCAGTTATTGCCGCCCAGTCCCGGCGGTGGGCTTCCCAGCCCGCCGCCAAGGCCCCCGCTCGGGGCCGGTTCGGCAGGTGCCGCCGGTTCCGCAGGTGCGGCTTCAGGCGCTGCCGGAGCCGCCGCTTCGGGCGTAGCCGGGGCATCGGTTGCCGGGGCTGCCGGTGCCGGTGCAGGCGCGCCGCCAAAGTTCGGCGTACCGCCCAGACCACCAAGCCCGCCGCCGAGGCCACCCGAAGGTGCCGCCGTGCCCGCGTCGCCGCCAGCCGGTGCACCAGCCGGTGCACCGAAAGGCGAATCGCCGAGGCCACCAAGCCCGCCAAGGCCACCCAGACCGCCCGATTGACCCTCGGTGCCGCCCTGATTGCCGAAGCTGCCGGGGATCTGGATCTGCACGTTCGAGGTGTCGACCGGCGCACCCTTGTAATGCATGACCATGCCCGGGAAGGCGATCACAACCGCGATCATCACGATCTGGATGCAGACGAAGGGAACCGCACCCCAATAGATCTGGCTGGTCTTCACCGGCTCCATCTTCTTGCCGGTCAGCCTGTCGATATAGGGCGCTTTTGGCGCCACAGATCGCAGGTAGAACAGCGCGAAGCCGAAGGGCGGGTGCATGAAGCTGGTCTGCATGTTCACCCCGAGGATCACCCCGAACCAGATCAGGTCGATGCCAAGGCTTTCGGCGGCAGGCGCCAGCAGCGGCACGATGATGAAGGCCAGTTCGAAGAAGTCGAGGAAGAAGGCCAGCACGAAGACCAGCACCGAGACCGCGATCAGGAAGCCCATCTCGCCGCCCGGAAGCGATGTCAGCAGATGCTCGACCCAGATATGCCCGTTCACCCCGTAGAAAGTCAGCGAGAAGACCCGCGCACCGATCAGGATGAACATGACGAAGGCCGAGAGCCGCGTCGTTGCCGCCAGCGCCTGGTTGACCACGTCAAAGGTCAGCCGCCGCTTGGCCGCCGCGAGGATCAACGCCCCCACCGCGCCCATCGCGCCGCCTTCGGTCGGCGTGGCGATGCCGAGGAAGATGGTGCCAAGGACGAGGAAGATCAGCGCCAAGGGCGGGATCAGCACGATGATGACCTGCTGGGCCAGCCGCGACATGACCCCGATCTTCAGCCCCTTGTCCAGCACCGCGACCAGGTAGATCGCGATCACCGCGATGGCGGCTGCAAGGATGTCGGCATTCGAGCCATGGGTCGGATGCAGCCATTGCCAGGCGAAGTAGCCGATGGCCCCGGTGGCGATCAGTGCCACCAAGAGCGAGGTCACCCCCGAGCCCAGCTTGCGCGCCTCGGGCGGCAGCGCCGGCAGGGCCTGCGGGCGGATGATCGACATGACGAAGACATAGCCCATGTAGATGCCGGTCAGCACCAGGCCCGGGATCAGCGCGCCCTTGTACATGTCACCGACCGAGCGGCCCAGCTGGTCGGCCAGAACGATCAGCACCAGCGAGGGCGGGATGATCTGCGCCAATGTGCCTGACGCCGCGATCACGCCAGAGGCGATCCTTCGGTCATAGCCATAGCGCAGCATGATCGGCAGCGAGATCAGGCCCATGGCGATGACCGAGGCCGCAACCACGCCGGTCGTCGCTGCCAGGAGCGCGCCGACGATGATCACCGCATAGGCCAGACCGCCACGGATCGGGCCGAACAGCTGGCCGATCGTGTCCAGCAGGTCCTCGGCCATGCCGGATTTCTCCAGCACGATGCCCATGAAGGTAAAGAATGGCACCGCAAGTAAGGTCTCGTTGGCGACCACCCCGCCAAAGAACCGTTCGGGCAAGGCCCTGAGCAGCGGCCAGCTGAGGTTGATCTCGTCCGAGAGCGGGGCCAGTTCGACGCCGATGACGAAGAACAGAAGCCCGTTGGCAGCCAGCGCGAAGGCGACCGGATAGCCGAACAGCAGGAAGATGATCAACGACACGAACATGATCGGCGCCATGTTGTGCGCGATGAGTTCCATGATCATTTGCGGGTCTCCTTCCCGGCAGGCTGGTCGGCCTGATCGGGGCCGTCAAAGCCCGCGTCGTGCAGCAGCGCGTCGTCGATCTCGAGCGCGCCGTGATGGCCCGCATCGGGATGCGGATCGGGAATGATCCCGCGCATCACCGCGATCTTCTTGATGATTTCGGAAATGCCCTGGATCAGCAGCAGGACGAAGCCCGCCAGCAGCAGCGCCTTGGCCGGCCAGAGGATCAGCCCGCCCGCGTTCATCGACATCTCGCCGCCGCGATAGGACCGCATCAGCCAGGGCCAGATCAGCCAGATCGACAGGATGCAGAAGGGCAGCAGGAAGAACAGATGCCCGATCAGGTCGATCCAGTGCTGCGTCCGCCGTTTCCAGTGGCCGTAGAGGATGTCGATGCGGATATGCTCGTTTTCCAGAAGCGTGTAGGCCGCCGCCAGCAGGAAGGCCCCGCCGTACAGATACCACTGCAGTTCCAGCCAGGCGTTGGAGGAGATGCTGTAGACCTTGCGGATGATGGCGTTGATGGCGCTGACCAGCACCGCGATGAGGATCAGCCAAGAGACTGACCGCCCGATGATCGTATTCATGCGGTCGATGCCGCGAGACAGGGCCAAAAGGCCGCCCATGTCGGATACTCCCCCTGATATGCCGGATCGTCAATAATTGCAGAGACTGCACCGGCCTCCGGTCAGTTGATCTGACCGTGATAAAAAAGCGATATGCGCAGGCCGCGCAGGGGTCAACACGTATCGCGTATCAGGCGAGTGCCCTGCTAGCGTAAACAGCCATCGCGGTCAGGGCGGCGGTCTCGCCCAGCACCGACACCGTGCCCAGAACGTCACCTGTCTGCCCGCCAAGCCTCGTGCGCGCCAGCCGGATGACCAGCCCGGCGGCGAGGATGAGACCGATCAGCCCGGCCAGTGCCGGGGGACCGGACAGCGCCAGCGCGGCCAGCCCGATCGACCCGGCAACCAGCGCCTGCCCTTTCCCCGGTCGCCCCGCGGCGCGGCCCAGCCCATCGGAACGGGCGGGCGGCAGGATGGTCAGCGCCAGCACCATCGCCGCGCGCCCGCCCGCCGCCGCGCCGATCAGGGCCAGCGGGCCAAGGGCAGCGATGCTGACCACGCGCAGCACGATGCAAAGGATCAGCGCCAGCGTCCCGTAACTGCCGATATAGGGGTCGCGCATGATCCGAAGCCGCTCGGCCCGGTCGGCGCCACCCATGCCGTCGGTGAAATCCGCGAGCCCGTCCTCGTGCAGCCCGCCGGTCATCCAGATGGCCAGCACCACCGCCAGCGTCGCCAGCACCAGGGGCGGCCCCGGCAGCAGCAGCAAAGGCAGCGCCGAGACCACACCAACCAGCGCACCGGCCAGCGGAAAGGCCCAGAGCGACCGCATCAGCGGCACCTCGCGCTCGGGCAGCAGAACCCCGAGCGGCAAGCGGGTCAGAAAGACCAGCGCCAGCACCAACTGGTTCTTCAGATCGGAAGGCCGCATGGGATGCCCCCTCAGTTCGTGCCTCAGCCGATGCCGGCCTCGGCAAAGGTCGCCATGCCATTATGGCAGGCAACCGCGCCCTTCAGAACCATCAGCGCCACGGCTGCGCCCGAGCCCTCGCCAAGACGCATGTCCAAGGACAGGACCGGCCGCATCCCCAGCACTGCGATCAGCCGGTGATGGCCCGGCTCGACGCTTTCATGGCCGATCAGGCAATGGGCCAGCGCCTCGGGATCATCGCGGGTCAGTACGGCGGCGGCGGCGGTGCAAATGAAGCCGTCGAGGATGACCGGGATGCGCAACTCGCGCGCACGCAGGATCGCGCCGCAGATCGCCGCCTGTTCGCGCCCGCCAAAGGCCGCAAGCGTGGCGCGGGTATCGGCGGGCTTGTGGCGCACCAGCCCGGCGGTCACCGCCCGGATCTTGCGCTCCATCACTTCAGAGGTCGCGCCGGTGCCGGGGCCGACCCAATCCTCCACCCAACCGTCAAAGGTGGCCGCCGCAAGCGCTGCCGCCACGGTGGAATTGCCGATCCCCATCTCGCCAAGCAGCAGGATGTCAGCCTCGGGGTCCACC is a window of Paracoccus zhejiangensis DNA encoding:
- a CDS encoding DMT family transporter, yielding MSPLTYATLFTAITLEVIGTSFLQRSEQFTRLVPTLITGISYAASFYFLSLVLRTMPLGIAYAIWSGLGIVLVSLAGLALFGQKLDLPAIIGLGLIIAGVLVVNLFSTSVTH
- the obgE gene encoding GTPase ObgE, yielding MKFLDLAKVYIRSGGGGGGSVSFRREKFIEYGGPDGGDGGKGGDVWAEAVEGLNTLIDFRYQQHFFAKSGQHGMGSQMTGKSGDPVVLRVPVGTEILEEDEETVIADLTEPGQRVLLAKGGNGGWGNLHFKSSTNRSPRNANPGQPGIERTLWLRLKLIADAGLVGLPNAGKSTFLAATSNARPKIADYPFTTLHPNLGVVGVDGREFVMADIPGLIEGASEGRGIGDRFLGHIERCAVLLHLVDGTSEDVAGDARTVLTELAAYSPVLMDKPRITALNKIDALDEETIAERQAELEAEIGGPVFLMSGVAKEGVTDVLRALWSQIAVARGLTSTPVETVEKWQP
- the proB gene encoding glutamate 5-kinase; amino-acid sequence: MAALAPDLARARRLVVKIGSALLVGPDGLKTDWLRGLCDDVALWRSRGADVVLVSSGSIALGRRVLNLPAGGALALEQAQAAAAVGQIRLARAYEEALAPHGVTTAQVLLTLEDSADRRRYLNSRATMQTLLGLGVVPIVNENDTVATDEIRYGDNDRLAAQIAVTAGADQLLLLSDVDGLYTANPKTDPSAVHLPVIERLTGEIEAMGGDPVSGLSKGGMKTKLMAARTAVAGGCAMAIAEGSVLRPLTAVANGARASWFLPEGDPHLARKRWIAGMKPRGTIVIDAGAVRALHSGKSLLPAGVTGITGEFSRGDPVTVTGPAGETLAHGLVRYTADETRRIAGHHSAEIEAILGYSGRAALIHRDDLAI
- a CDS encoding TRAP transporter substrate-binding protein; translation: MDRRAFLTRASVGGAAAAATAGLAAPAIAQESPTINWRMASSFPKSLDTIYGGGEELATRLKEATDGKFTIQVFAAGEIVPGLGAIDAAGDGTVESAHSVGYYNWGKDPAFAPGADLPFMLSARAKTAYQYQGGGIDRYNEFLAGHNLVAYPGGNTGVQMGGWYRKEINTLADLQGLKMRISGLAGRVMEKLGVVPQQIAGGDIYPSLEKGTIDAAEWVGPYDDAKLGFQKVAPYYYYPGFWEGGPTVSFFFAKDKFEALPPAYQSLLRSCAHAADQNMLAKYDMKNPTALKELYGAGAQLRPFSEEILTAAFAAANEVYAELSAENPAFKTQYEAMLQYRDDWYLYAQTAEYTFDTFMMIQQRNGNLAPAKFGVGGDAAAAPADGAAAPADGAAAPAPASN
- the eno gene encoding phosphopyruvate hydratase translates to MSAIIDIYAREILDSRGNPTVEVDVTLEDGTLGRAAVPSGASTGAHEAVEKRDGDKSRYMGKGVLDAVASVNGELAENLIGEDATEQLAIDRMMCELDGTPNKGRLGANAILGVSLAVAKAAATATGQPLYRYVGGTGAHVLPVPMMNIINGGEHADNPIDIQEFMIMPVSAENIRDAVRMGSEVFHTLKKELSASGLSTGIGDEGGFAPNLSSTRDALDFILRAVEKAGYKPGDDIMLALDCASTEYFKNGKYEFAGEGKSLTSGENVEYLAALCADYPILSIEDGCAEDDWDGWRLLTERLGGSVQLVGDDLFVTNPDRLAEGIRRGCGNSLLVKVNQIGTLSETLDAVRMADRAGYTSVMSHRSGETEDATIADLAVATNCGQIKTGSLARSDRLAKYNQLIRIEEMLGEMAVYAGRSILRG
- a CDS encoding protein adenylyltransferase SelO, whose amino-acid sequence is MIQFDNSYARLPAGFFTRTPPTPVREARLLALNEPLAKRMGLDANWLASAQGVEMLAGNDLPEGADPIAMAYAGHQFGGFVPQLGDGRAVLLGEVVAPDGHRFDIQLKGSGPTPFSRRGDGRAWMGPVLREYLVSEFMAAMGVPTTRSLAAVATGETVMREAPLPGAVLTRVASSHIRVGTFEYFAVRGNIEALKALSDHAIDRHYPHAHGPLTLLDGVIARQAETIAQWMALGFIHGVMNTDNMAVSGETIDYGPCAFMDAYHPDKVFSSIDQMGRYRWSEQPQIAVWNLAQLATCLIPLMGEREAAIEAATHSVHAFPALYQAAWLRRFGEKLGISATPEDRGLIERLLTLMAEQGADFTRVFAGLSDGSARDEFTDRAAFDAWAKDWQALQPDAQIMAHANPRRVPRNHRIEQAITAAVAGDLEPFQRLFDAVTHPREDREAWRDLSIAPEPDEIVKRTFCGT
- a CDS encoding endonuclease/exonuclease/phosphatase family protein, whose translation is MTLRIASYNLHKCRGLTGPHAPERNLAVIAALKPDIIALQEVDFRYGARPEALPRRLIAETTGLVPADLTGRTGENSLGWHGQTILMRPDLAEQAELRRLPLPGLEPRGAVALRLPGLTVIAMHLGLARSSRRAQLTRIAAQAARIGNGSLVMLGDFNEWRDDRGLEPLTGYRLIAPGPSYPAPVPQLRLDRMALSSCITLHGMGVFSDDPARAASDHLPIWADIELP
- a CDS encoding aquaporin, which encodes MSSKAIAEFIGTFILVFFGVGSAVLMGDLIGFQGIAFAFGLSIVAAAYGFGVISGAQLNPAVSLGFLASGRLTMGDFVTYCIAQILGAIAGAAVIYVIASGKADYSIAANGLGQNGFGEGYNGGYTMMSAFVFEFVATFLFVTVILGATQSDAPVGFGGLAIGLTLTGIHLVGIDVTGVSVNPARSIGPAIFAGGAALSQLWLFLLAPLAGGLLAGMLHGAGITRSPHAQPKGFR